Proteins from one Bactrocera neohumeralis isolate Rockhampton chromosome 3, APGP_CSIRO_Bneo_wtdbg2-racon-allhic-juicebox.fasta_v2, whole genome shotgun sequence genomic window:
- the LOC126752871 gene encoding uncharacterized protein LOC126752871: MHMNNNSIPPMSDTIRELCAKLLKERQRCDTSAGQKKKRTVRSAIITDDAPPLIIKSLVDVQPPTRNDTEHTNGSRRVETSLDHIIQQLQRGKWPSDVVVLITPASKHNNLYKLHVIDRNNEGHLGMTSITKQELAELRASNVFEKYATIVGNKYIDLKTVTLNSAIIANIMKNLNGDCCQQPACELPLAVPLPQHETKELVARKSSSDVELELDEPVAPRARRRGTHSRNVSQYHAESGVRLMTLIERINDAIEPSHTDLHNFFDLAETYKFKIYIRPELCWKPPPQASALQKENDTDFVRFNVECFMLFDNYVCTIALNSLQLHRQLKLHPAILPRVHVIEDVCEITPLPKWLVTLLRTLAEWFGLEMFYDAFGEFVFDLCKQIT; encoded by the coding sequence ATGCATATGAACAACAACTCCATACCGCCGATGAGCGACACCATTCGGGAGCTTTGTGCGAAACTACTGAAAGAGCGCCAACGTTGCGATACGTCGGCGGGACAGAAAAAGAAACGCACCGTACGCAGCGCAATCATTACGGACGACGCACCACCGCTCATTATCAAAAGTCTCGTAGACGTACAACCGCCAACGCGAAACGATACTGAGCATACGAACGGTAGTCGACGTGTTGAGACCTCATTGGATCACATCATACAGCAGCTGCAACGCGGCAAATGGCCGTCGGATGTGGTGGTGCTCATCACGCCCGCCAGTAAACACAACAATCTCTACAAATTGCATGTGATCGATCGCAACAATGAGGGGCACCTCGGTATGACCAGTATTACCAAGCAGGAGTTGGCTGAATTGCGGGCGAGTAATGTTTTCGAGAAGTACGCAACAATTGTGGGTAACAAATATATCGACTTGAAGACGGTCACGCTGAATTCGGCCATCATAGCGAATATTATGAAGAATCTGAATGGTGATTGTTGCCAGCAACCGGCATGCGAACTGCCATTGGCAGTGCCTTTGCCGCAACATGAAACTAAAGAGCTAGTGGCGCGTAAAAGTAGCTCAGACGTTGAGCTAGAATTGGATGAACCAGTGGCACCACGTGCTCGTCGTCGCGGCACGCATTCACGTAACGTCAGCCAATATCATGCAGAGAGTGGCGTGCGTCTAATGACACTAATCGAACGCATAAATGATGCCATAGAACCTTCTCATACAGATCTACACAATTTCTTCGATCTCGCTGAAACATACAAATTCAAAATCTATATACGTCCAGAGCTATGCTGGAAGCCACCACCACAAGCATCGGCGTTACAGAAAGAAAACGATACCGATTTCGTGCGTTTTAATGTCGAGTGTTTCATGCTCTTCGATAATTATGTTTGCACCATTGCGCTTAACTCGTTACAGTTACATCGACAGTTGAAATTGCATCCAGCGATCTTGCCGCGTGTGCACGTGATCGAAGATGTCTGTGAAATAACACCACTGCCCAAGTGGTTGGTTACGCTTTTGCGCACACTGGCGGAATGGTTTGGACTTGAGATGTTTTATGATGCTTTTGGAGAATTTGTTTTCGACTTATGTAAGCAGATCACTTGA